In the genome of Parus major isolate Abel chromosome 2, Parus_major1.1, whole genome shotgun sequence, one region contains:
- the HSBP1L1 gene encoding heat shock factor-binding protein 1-like protein 1 isoform X2 — protein sequence MAATEPPGAVELPELAENLLCRLQENFQALTEKLTLRMEEMGERINDLEKRVADLMTEAGVENSNEELGD from the exons ATGGCGGCCACCGAGCCGCCGGGAGCCGTGGAGCTGCCGGAGCTG GCGGAAAATCTGCTCTGCCGGCTGCAGGAGAATTTTCAGGCTCTGACGGAAAAGTTAACGCTGAGAA TGGAAGAAATGGGCGAGCGCATCAATGACCTTGAGAAGCGTGTTGCTGACCTGATGACAGAGGCTGGAGTAGAAAACAGCAATGAAGAGTTGGGA GACTGA
- the HSBP1L1 gene encoding heat shock factor-binding protein 1-like protein 1 isoform X1, which yields MAATEPPGAVELPELAENLLCRLQENFQALTEKLTLRMEEMGERINDLEKRVADLMTEAGVENSNEELGVKTFT from the exons ATGGCGGCCACCGAGCCGCCGGGAGCCGTGGAGCTGCCGGAGCTG GCGGAAAATCTGCTCTGCCGGCTGCAGGAGAATTTTCAGGCTCTGACGGAAAAGTTAACGCTGAGAA TGGAAGAAATGGGCGAGCGCATCAATGACCTTGAGAAGCGTGTTGCTGACCTGATGACAGAGGCTGGAGTAGAAAACAGCAATGAAGAGTTGGGAGTAAAGACATTTACTtaa